A section of the Pedobacter sp. HDW13 genome encodes:
- a CDS encoding TraB/GumN family protein produces the protein MKNIKLLLIAFLGFGLSLKAQTKKATNTLLWEISGNGLKKPSYLFGTHHFTSRKFADTMRVLQEKLKTVDGVVGEIVMDSTIQGRMAPFLMMKNNKLDSLFTPEEYKEVNDYIKAKNPDIDLKLLNTFKPALVSVMVMLLDNPEIKEVADGIDDSFQKYAKSNAKSLYGLETAEYQGALLFDDDLQKQKKALLKSIRESDKSKLRAKELKDYYLAQDIDKLTDLFKIQDEENRAFMTEMLKNRNRRWLDQLPALMEKESLFIVVGAGHLVSDEGLIKGLAAKGYILKPVATN, from the coding sequence ATGAAAAACATTAAATTATTACTCATTGCTTTCCTGGGCTTTGGGCTTAGCCTTAAAGCACAAACCAAAAAAGCAACCAACACGCTGCTGTGGGAAATTTCTGGCAATGGATTAAAGAAACCGTCATATTTATTTGGTACCCATCATTTTACAAGCAGAAAGTTTGCCGATACCATGCGGGTTTTGCAGGAGAAACTAAAAACGGTTGATGGTGTGGTAGGCGAGATCGTAATGGATAGCACTATACAGGGAAGAATGGCGCCATTTTTAATGATGAAAAACAATAAACTCGATAGTTTATTTACGCCAGAGGAGTACAAAGAAGTAAACGATTATATTAAAGCTAAGAATCCAGATATTGATCTAAAATTGCTCAATACCTTCAAACCTGCCCTGGTTAGCGTCATGGTTATGCTACTCGACAATCCCGAAATAAAGGAAGTGGCCGATGGAATAGATGACAGCTTTCAGAAGTATGCCAAAAGTAATGCAAAATCCCTTTATGGTTTAGAAACCGCCGAATACCAGGGCGCTTTATTATTTGATGACGATTTGCAGAAGCAAAAAAAGGCCTTGTTAAAATCGATCAGAGAATCGGATAAAAGCAAACTTAGGGCAAAGGAACTTAAGGATTATTACCTTGCTCAGGATATTGATAAACTAACTGATCTCTTTAAAATCCAAGATGAAGAAAATCGAGCGTTTATGACTGAGATGCTCAAAAATCGGAATCGACGCTGGTTAGATCAACTGCCTGCTTTGATGGAAAAAGAATCGCTGTTTATTGTCGTTGGTGCAGGTCACTTGGTAAGTGATGAAGGCCTGATAAAAGGACTGGCGGCTAAAGGCTATATTTTAAAACCTGTTGCAACCAATTAG
- a CDS encoding aldehyde dehydrogenase family protein produces the protein MITDIQSILNKLGVNADNAAFSTGSHWGGAANVKTLESFSPVDGKLIASAKVATSADYEAVVLQAQTAFTEWRTVPAPKRGEIVRQFGDALRENKAALGTLVSYEMGKSLQEGFGEVQEMIDICDFAVGLSRQLYGLTMHSERPNHRMYEQWHPLGIVGIISAFNFPVAVWSWNVALALVCGNVCIWKPSEKTPLTAIACQHIIAKVFKANAVAEGVCSLILGDKEVGEQLTNDDRVSLVSATGSTRMGKAVAAAVGARLGKSLLELGGNNAIIISEHADLDMSLIGAVFGAVGTAGQRCTSTRRLIIHESVYDAFTSKLVNAYGQLRIGNPLDQNNHVGPLIDTDAVTAYLDSIEKCKVEGGHFVVEGGVLSGEAYQSGCYVKPCIAEVKNDFKIVQHETFAPILYLIKYKTLNEAIALQNGVPQGLSSAIMTLNLREAEQFLSANGSDCGIANVNIGTSGAEIGGAFGGEKETGGGRESGSDAWKAYMRRQTNTINYANTLPLAQGIKFDL, from the coding sequence ATGATTACAGATATTCAATCCATTTTAAACAAATTGGGCGTAAATGCCGATAACGCAGCATTTAGCACAGGAAGCCATTGGGGAGGAGCGGCAAATGTAAAAACTTTGGAAAGTTTTTCGCCTGTAGATGGAAAACTGATTGCTTCGGCGAAAGTGGCAACCAGTGCTGATTACGAAGCTGTTGTGCTTCAAGCACAGACTGCGTTTACCGAATGGCGTACAGTTCCTGCTCCAAAACGAGGCGAAATTGTTCGCCAGTTTGGCGATGCCCTGCGTGAAAACAAAGCTGCTTTGGGCACACTGGTTTCATATGAAATGGGGAAAAGTTTACAGGAAGGTTTTGGCGAGGTACAGGAAATGATCGACATCTGCGATTTTGCCGTGGGTTTATCGCGCCAGCTATATGGCTTAACCATGCACAGCGAGCGCCCAAACCACCGCATGTACGAGCAATGGCATCCGCTGGGTATTGTAGGTATTATTTCGGCCTTTAACTTCCCGGTTGCGGTTTGGAGCTGGAATGTTGCCCTTGCGCTGGTATGCGGCAATGTGTGTATCTGGAAACCATCAGAAAAAACACCATTAACCGCTATTGCCTGTCAGCATATTATTGCAAAAGTTTTTAAAGCAAATGCTGTTGCTGAAGGCGTATGTAGTTTAATTTTAGGCGATAAAGAAGTTGGTGAACAGCTGACAAATGATGACCGGGTTTCTTTGGTTTCTGCAACAGGATCCACACGAATGGGCAAAGCAGTTGCGGCAGCTGTTGGTGCACGCCTGGGCAAGAGTTTACTCGAATTAGGTGGCAACAATGCCATTATTATTTCGGAACATGCTGATTTAGATATGAGTTTAATTGGTGCAGTATTTGGAGCTGTTGGCACCGCTGGACAGCGATGCACTTCTACCCGCAGACTGATTATTCACGAAAGTGTTTACGATGCCTTCACCTCAAAGCTGGTTAATGCCTATGGGCAATTGCGCATTGGCAATCCTTTGGATCAAAACAACCATGTTGGTCCACTGATTGATACGGATGCGGTTACTGCTTACCTTGATTCAATTGAAAAATGCAAGGTAGAAGGCGGTCATTTCGTGGTAGAAGGCGGCGTATTATCGGGCGAAGCTTACCAAAGTGGTTGCTACGTAAAGCCATGTATAGCAGAAGTAAAAAATGATTTTAAAATTGTGCAGCACGAAACCTTTGCGCCAATTTTATACTTAATCAAATACAAAACACTGAATGAAGCCATCGCCTTGCAAAATGGTGTTCCACAAGGACTTTCATCGGCAATTATGACCTTAAACCTGAGAGAAGCTGAACAATTCTTATCGGCCAACGGATCTGATTGCGGCATAGCCAACGTAAATATTGGTACCTCGGGGGCCGAAATTGGTGGTGCTTTTGGAGGCGAAAAGGAAACTGGTGGCGGTCGCGAAAGTGGATCGGATGCCTGGAAAGCTTATATGCGCCGGCAAACCAATACAATTAATTATGCCAATACTTTGCCACTGGCGCAAGGTATTAAATTTGATTTGTAG
- a CDS encoding GIN domain-containing protein produces the protein MKNSIKKLFAAALVMVTLSSATVIANATENTASYTALTKVKNISKIVVSGNVKLILVQDAKESVEIYDQYYGKNAMVQQQGAELRISSFDKNTLMVIAHVNNLSAIEASNTATVSTAGNFNLLNLNIVLNDKASADIKANTVNLSTEIKDAATLKLAGSTETHIAAIGAESKIKMGDFTAAESFIKVTAKPVVLANSNPSRYSDIDVALLEKLF, from the coding sequence ATGAAAAATTCTATTAAAAAATTATTTGCAGCTGCATTGGTAATGGTTACTTTAAGTAGTGCAACAGTCATAGCAAATGCTACAGAAAACACAGCAAGCTATACCGCTTTAACAAAAGTGAAAAACATCAGTAAAATTGTGGTATCAGGCAATGTTAAATTAATCCTGGTTCAGGATGCTAAAGAAAGTGTTGAGATTTACGATCAATACTACGGCAAAAATGCAATGGTGCAACAACAAGGAGCTGAACTGCGGATTAGTTCTTTTGATAAAAATACTTTAATGGTTATTGCTCATGTTAATAACTTATCAGCTATCGAAGCCTCAAACACTGCAACAGTAAGTACTGCCGGAAATTTTAACCTGTTAAACCTGAATATTGTACTTAACGATAAGGCATCAGCTGATATTAAGGCCAATACGGTTAATTTATCTACAGAAATTAAAGATGCAGCAACGTTGAAATTAGCTGGCTCTACAGAAACACACATCGCTGCAATCGGGGCAGAATCGAAAATTAAAATGGGCGATTTTACTGCCGCTGAAAGCTTCATTAAAGTAACGGCGAAACCAGTTGTACTAGCCAATAGCAATCCATCACGCTATAGCGACATAGACGTAGCTTTATTGGAAAAACTATTCTAA
- a CDS encoding outer membrane beta-barrel family protein, which translates to MKRLLLSLCFFVTIASYTRAQSHHTIKGRTIDTASTTLLSGTTIAVLNAKDSTLVKFTRAAENGSFELTGIKNGKFILLVSYPKYADFVDHFTLDSTTLVKDYNKINLTGMAKILADVIIKGNRSAIKIKGDTTEFDPKAYNIEPNSKVEDLIKQFPGFQVDKDGKITAQGKTVPKVLVDGEEFFGDDPTLVTKNLRADMVESVQLYDKASDQASFTGIDDGEKTKTLNIKLKEDKKNGYFGKVQGGYGTKDFYQGQGMFNKFWGKKKFSAYGILGNNGTVGLGWDDRDKYGASGGYTMTDDGGMYFSSGGDDFDSYDGQYNGQGLPVARTGGLHFDNKWNKDKESLNTNYKIGSIRVSGERNSISQNNLASGTQNSTSDESFDNDMFRQKLDAMYEIKIDTTLTMKVNVDGALKKSNTSNNYLTGTTNGNGGFLNSSNRTLSNEVDDQNFNANVLFTKKLKKTGRTLSLNINQSINKSNSEGYLNSLNRRLTSAGQVDSLTNQLKINDITNSTFKLNAAYTEPLSKTLTVIINYGLTLMNGTSDRKSFNQSGSGRYDILDTVYSNNFELTQTINQGGAIFNYKKGKTIINFGSKFSGVNFKQDDIYHNKTYVRNFVNYMPQASYQYRFSQQKSLRLNYNGNTNQPSLDQLQPVRVNNDPFNVVEGNQDLRPSFRSNINASYNSYKVLTNQSVWLNASYSFTTNPIISDVTTDDVGKSTYRYINFDDKMQTNFYMYGQISRKIGFLDMNVGLNANANGSSSYNFITTKLGRTLNNTKNYTYGGGINISKYKDKEYSFYVRFGPTYNTSRASIGSNSDGWGMNGYASGNVQLPGKFEISTDGQYQYNGKTQVLTESFERFIWNASIGKKFFKSENLKFSLTVNDILNQNIGFNRFASNTTISQSSYTTIRRYLMFSVSWDFNKMGGGIKTQK; encoded by the coding sequence ATGAAACGTCTATTACTCTCACTGTGCTTTTTTGTCACTATTGCATCGTATACAAGAGCCCAGAGTCACCATACCATTAAAGGCCGAACAATTGACACTGCTTCGACAACCCTTTTATCAGGGACCACTATTGCAGTTTTAAACGCAAAAGACTCTACATTGGTAAAATTTACCCGAGCGGCAGAAAACGGCTCCTTTGAGCTTACCGGCATCAAAAATGGTAAGTTTATCCTATTGGTCTCCTACCCAAAATATGCCGACTTTGTAGATCATTTTACACTCGACTCTACCACACTTGTAAAAGATTATAATAAGATAAACCTGACGGGAATGGCTAAGATATTGGCTGATGTAATTATTAAAGGAAACAGGTCGGCGATAAAAATTAAAGGCGATACCACAGAGTTCGACCCAAAAGCATATAACATAGAGCCCAACTCAAAAGTTGAAGACCTGATAAAACAGTTTCCAGGTTTTCAGGTTGATAAGGATGGTAAAATTACTGCGCAAGGAAAAACAGTTCCGAAAGTACTGGTAGACGGTGAAGAGTTTTTTGGCGATGATCCGACACTGGTTACCAAAAACCTACGTGCGGATATGGTAGAATCTGTTCAGCTTTACGATAAGGCCAGCGATCAGGCCAGTTTTACGGGGATTGATGATGGAGAGAAAACCAAAACCCTTAACATTAAACTAAAAGAGGATAAGAAGAATGGCTATTTTGGCAAAGTGCAGGGAGGTTACGGAACAAAAGATTTTTACCAGGGACAGGGGATGTTTAACAAATTCTGGGGTAAAAAGAAATTTTCAGCCTATGGCATTTTGGGTAACAACGGCACTGTAGGTTTAGGTTGGGATGATCGTGATAAATATGGCGCTTCTGGTGGATATACTATGACTGATGATGGTGGGATGTATTTTAGCAGTGGCGGAGATGATTTCGACAGCTACGATGGGCAATATAATGGCCAGGGCTTGCCAGTAGCCCGTACCGGAGGTTTACATTTCGATAACAAATGGAATAAGGATAAAGAATCGTTAAATACAAATTATAAAATCGGATCGATCAGGGTTTCGGGGGAAAGGAATTCAATCAGTCAAAATAATTTAGCATCGGGCACTCAAAATAGCACTTCAGACGAATCGTTTGATAACGACATGTTCAGACAAAAACTGGATGCCATGTATGAGATCAAGATTGATACAACCTTAACAATGAAAGTTAATGTTGACGGTGCATTGAAAAAAAGCAATACTTCAAACAATTACTTAACTGGTACCACTAATGGCAATGGTGGCTTTCTAAATTCCTCAAACAGAACGTTGAGTAATGAAGTAGATGATCAAAACTTTAACGCTAATGTTTTATTCACAAAAAAACTAAAGAAAACGGGCCGCACACTATCATTAAATATTAATCAATCAATTAATAAAAGTAATAGTGAAGGATATTTAAATTCCCTTAACCGACGCTTAACCTCAGCCGGACAAGTAGATAGTCTTACCAATCAGCTAAAAATCAATGATATTACCAACAGTACTTTCAAATTAAATGCTGCCTATACAGAACCACTCTCAAAAACCTTAACTGTCATCATAAATTATGGCTTAACGCTAATGAATGGAACATCAGATCGCAAATCTTTCAATCAGTCGGGTAGTGGCAGATACGATATTTTAGATACTGTTTACAGTAATAATTTTGAGCTGACCCAAACGATCAATCAAGGCGGTGCCATCTTCAATTATAAAAAGGGCAAAACAATTATCAACTTCGGATCAAAATTTAGTGGTGTAAACTTTAAACAAGACGATATTTATCACAACAAAACTTATGTAAGAAACTTTGTTAACTATATGCCACAAGCATCCTATCAATATCGCTTTTCTCAACAAAAATCGCTCAGACTTAACTACAACGGTAATACTAACCAACCATCACTCGATCAGCTTCAGCCGGTTAGGGTAAATAACGACCCGTTTAATGTTGTTGAAGGAAATCAGGATTTAAGACCATCTTTCAGAAGTAATATCAATGCCAGTTATAATTCTTACAAAGTTTTAACCAATCAATCAGTGTGGCTAAATGCTTCATATAGTTTTACCACAAATCCGATTATTAGTGATGTTACAACGGATGATGTTGGTAAGAGTACTTACAGATACATCAATTTTGATGATAAAATGCAGACCAATTTTTACATGTATGGGCAGATAAGTAGAAAAATAGGCTTTTTAGATATGAATGTTGGTTTAAATGCAAATGCTAACGGGAGCTCTTCTTATAACTTTATAACTACAAAGCTTGGCAGGACCTTAAATAACACCAAAAATTACACATATGGTGGCGGAATAAACATTTCAAAATATAAAGACAAGGAATATAGCTTTTATGTGCGTTTTGGCCCAACCTACAATACATCAAGAGCGAGTATTGGTTCTAACAGCGATGGATGGGGCATGAATGGTTATGCATCAGGAAATGTACAACTGCCTGGAAAATTTGAGATATCTACAGATGGTCAATATCAGTATAATGGAAAAACACAAGTGCTAACCGAAAGTTTTGAACGTTTTATCTGGAATGCATCGATAGGTAAAAAATTCTTCAAGTCAGAAAATTTAAAGTTCTCTTTAACTGTAAATGATATCTTAAACCAAAATATCGGCTTCAACCGTTTTGCATCTAACACGACCATAAGCCAAAGCAGCTATACCACCATAAGGCGGTATTTAATGTTCTCGGTATCATGGGATTTTAACAAAATGGGCGGCGGAATTAAAACACAAAAATAA
- a CDS encoding GLPGLI family protein, whose amino-acid sequence MKTTLKYILLFAVIFISKSTFAQNIHFVKSGVIEFEKRSNMYALIKKKINKDNESYMSPAFDQYKKNNPQFKVAKSTLSFNKDKSLYKWPTVEETVNPNWAARDPLVDLKNTVATDFNANTSISQKAVYEDTYIVKDSLRKINWKITDETREIAGYECRRANAIIMDSIYVVAYYSNQIAVSGGPESFTGLPGMILGLALPHQNISWFATKVTEVTVPEKDLTPPTKGKPIDNKGLTDKITSALKNYGPEALSALKAFSL is encoded by the coding sequence ATGAAAACTACACTAAAATATATCCTCTTATTTGCTGTTATTTTCATCAGCAAAAGCACGTTTGCTCAAAATATACACTTCGTAAAAAGTGGGGTGATCGAATTTGAGAAAAGGTCTAATATGTACGCTTTGATCAAAAAGAAAATCAATAAAGACAATGAAAGTTACATGTCGCCTGCTTTTGATCAGTATAAAAAGAACAATCCACAATTTAAGGTTGCGAAAAGTACCTTAAGCTTTAATAAGGATAAAAGCTTATATAAATGGCCAACTGTAGAGGAAACTGTAAATCCAAACTGGGCAGCAAGAGATCCTCTTGTTGATCTAAAAAATACCGTTGCTACCGATTTTAATGCCAACACAAGTATTTCCCAAAAAGCGGTTTATGAAGACACCTATATTGTTAAGGATAGTCTGCGCAAGATTAACTGGAAAATTACCGATGAAACAAGAGAAATTGCTGGTTACGAATGCCGTAGAGCCAATGCCATTATTATGGATTCGATATATGTGGTGGCTTATTATTCAAATCAGATTGCAGTTTCTGGCGGACCAGAATCGTTTACAGGATTGCCAGGGATGATTTTAGGTTTGGCATTGCCGCATCAAAACATCAGCTGGTTTGCAACCAAAGTAACTGAAGTTACTGTTCCTGAAAAAGACCTAACCCCTCCAACGAAAGGAAAACCAATCGATAATAAAGGCTTAACTGATAAAATAACTTCAGCATTGAAAAATTATGGTCCTGAAGCACTCTCAGCGCTAAAGGCCTTCTCACTTTAA
- a CDS encoding Crp/Fnr family transcriptional regulator: protein MYSALYNHINKFIDLSNDEQELLASLLESFSVKKKTFLLEEGQTCRANYFVVKGCLRLYFIDIKGAEQTTQFAIENWWITDLTSFLFQKTSEFYIQAAENTEVIAIEHHHYDEMFHKLPKLERYFRLILQKNHQASQMRIRYLYSQTAEERYRHFNQLFPEFVQRVPQYMLASYLGFTPEFLSKIRAKR, encoded by the coding sequence ATGTACAGCGCGCTTTATAACCATATTAATAAATTTATAGATTTGAGTAACGATGAGCAGGAACTTCTTGCCTCATTACTCGAATCTTTTTCGGTTAAAAAGAAAACTTTTTTATTGGAAGAAGGGCAAACCTGCAGGGCCAATTACTTTGTGGTAAAGGGTTGCCTCAGGCTCTATTTCATCGACATTAAAGGTGCCGAGCAAACCACTCAATTTGCTATCGAAAACTGGTGGATTACGGACTTAACCAGCTTCCTCTTCCAAAAAACTTCAGAATTTTATATCCAGGCAGCAGAAAATACCGAAGTGATTGCCATTGAACATCATCATTACGACGAAATGTTCCATAAACTGCCCAAACTGGAAAGGTATTTCAGGCTAATTTTACAGAAAAACCACCAGGCTTCGCAAATGCGGATTAGATACCTCTACAGCCAAACTGCCGAAGAAAGATACCGCCACTTTAACCAACTCTTCCCCGAATTTGTACAACGGGTACCACAATACATGCTGGCCTCTTACCTGGGCTTTACGCCTGAGTTTTTGAGTAAGATCAGGGCGAAGAGATAA
- a CDS encoding carboxymuconolactone decarboxylase family protein, protein MESRIDIPKVDPAAYQAMYALEKYLSASKIDPILSELIKMRASQINGCAFCLNMHSADARKIGETEQRLYLLSAWKETTLFTEKEKAVIALTEEVTLINNHVSDATYNKVASFFNETEITNIIMAIVTINAWNRLAITAKVIVG, encoded by the coding sequence ATGGAAAGCAGAATTGATATCCCAAAAGTAGATCCGGCAGCATACCAGGCCATGTACGCTTTAGAAAAATATTTATCAGCCAGTAAAATCGATCCGATTCTTTCAGAGCTGATTAAAATGAGGGCATCGCAAATTAACGGTTGTGCATTTTGTTTAAACATGCACTCTGCCGATGCACGCAAAATTGGTGAAACCGAACAAAGGTTGTATTTGCTAAGCGCATGGAAAGAAACCACCCTGTTTACCGAAAAAGAAAAAGCGGTTATTGCTTTAACTGAAGAGGTAACCTTAATTAACAACCATGTATCCGATGCTACTTATAACAAAGTGGCCAGTTTCTTTAACGAAACCGAAATCACCAATATCATTATGGCTATTGTTACCATTAATGCCTGGAACAGACTTGCTATCACCGCCAAAGTAATTGTTGGATAA
- a CDS encoding rhamnogalacturonan acetylesterase translates to MKHHKIIIAVVATGFLLMSFITKPRPVKVYLIGDSTVADYTLDDGYLQKKYPLTGWGQVFQPFLQKDSLKKISRLIKSDSALVVDKAKGGRSTRSFFEEGRWKEVLGSLQKNDLVLIQFGHNDAAKDKPERYVDIPGYKDFLKLYVNETRAKGALPILITPVTRNYPWKDGKLGSAHGEYPQAVKEVAKALHVPIIDLTSLSADFFTTKGQEYVSKNYFMNLDSARYEAYPKGQKDNTHFQPEGAKEVARLVFGELKKI, encoded by the coding sequence ATGAAACACCATAAAATTATTATCGCAGTTGTAGCTACTGGTTTTTTGCTGATGTCTTTCATCACCAAACCCAGGCCGGTTAAGGTTTATTTAATCGGCGATTCGACTGTTGCAGATTATACTTTAGATGATGGATACTTACAAAAGAAATATCCACTTACAGGCTGGGGACAGGTTTTTCAACCCTTTTTGCAAAAAGATAGCCTAAAAAAAATAAGCCGACTGATAAAGAGTGATAGCGCTTTGGTGGTTGATAAGGCAAAAGGAGGCAGGAGCACGCGCAGTTTTTTTGAAGAAGGCAGATGGAAAGAAGTTTTAGGCAGTTTACAGAAAAACGATCTCGTATTGATTCAGTTCGGTCATAATGATGCCGCAAAAGATAAACCCGAACGTTATGTAGATATACCGGGTTATAAAGATTTTTTAAAGCTATATGTAAATGAAACCCGGGCAAAAGGTGCTTTACCTATACTCATTACACCAGTTACACGTAATTATCCCTGGAAGGATGGTAAGTTGGGCAGTGCACATGGCGAATATCCACAGGCCGTAAAAGAGGTGGCCAAAGCATTACATGTGCCGATTATTGATTTAACCAGTCTTTCTGCTGATTTTTTTACTACCAAAGGCCAGGAGTATGTGAGCAAAAACTATTTTATGAATTTAGATTCGGCCAGGTATGAGGCTTACCCTAAAGGGCAAAAAGACAATACCCATTTCCAGCCGGAAGGTGCTAAGGAAGTAGCAAGGTTAGTTTTTGGGGAGCTAAAAAAGATTTAA
- a CDS encoding glycoside hydrolase 43 family protein: MKYLLSSILIIGFVAGTFAQQNPSNKYVSKVWVSDQGNGTYKNPVVNADYSDPDAIRVGDDFYMIASSFDAVPGLPILHSKDLVNWKIIGHALKCQLPFDHFEKTQHGNGVWAPAIRYHNDEFYIYYPDPDFGIYVTKAKMITGDWSAPQLVAAGKGLIDPCPFWDEDGKTYLAYAYAGSRSGIKSVLAIMPLSSDGLKVVAKGRIVYDGHELDPTIEGPKFYKRNGYYYLFAPAGGVSTGWQLILRSKNIYGPYERKVAMDQGKSTVNGPHQGAWVNTQSGEDWFLHFQDKDAYGRVVHLQPMKWINNWPVIGVDKGGDGIGEPVSVYKKPNVGKVYPIENPAESDEFGTVDLGLQWQWQANPQPTWWFTDAGKGVLKLYTSKIPDEAKNLWDVPNLLMQKFPADEFRVTTKLNFKPNPKLENESTGLVIMGRSYAQISVKRKKDGLYLMYGVCPSADKGKPENEKEIAKLNPTTVGSASVQLRVQVVNGAKCRFSYSEDGISFHPIGDEFQATAGQWIGAKLGLFAVRDTQTNDSGIAEYDWFRVEPIK, from the coding sequence ATGAAATACCTCCTTAGTTCGATCCTTATTATAGGTTTTGTTGCTGGCACATTTGCGCAACAAAATCCGTCGAATAAATATGTTTCTAAAGTTTGGGTGTCGGATCAGGGCAACGGAACTTATAAAAATCCGGTTGTGAATGCCGATTATTCCGATCCGGATGCTATTCGCGTAGGCGACGATTTTTATATGATTGCCTCCAGCTTTGATGCTGTTCCGGGCTTACCGATTTTGCATTCTAAAGATCTGGTGAACTGGAAAATTATTGGCCATGCCTTAAAGTGCCAGCTTCCTTTTGATCATTTTGAAAAAACACAGCACGGCAATGGCGTTTGGGCACCTGCTATCCGTTACCACAATGACGAATTTTACATTTATTACCCCGATCCAGATTTCGGGATTTATGTAACCAAAGCCAAAATGATTACGGGCGATTGGTCTGCACCACAATTGGTTGCTGCTGGCAAGGGTTTAATAGATCCCTGCCCTTTTTGGGATGAAGACGGAAAAACTTATCTCGCTTATGCTTATGCAGGCAGCCGGTCTGGAATTAAAAGCGTTTTGGCCATTATGCCGTTAAGCAGTGATGGGCTGAAAGTAGTGGCCAAAGGCCGTATTGTTTACGACGGACATGAACTCGATCCGACTATTGAAGGCCCAAAATTTTATAAACGTAATGGTTATTACTATCTTTTCGCACCTGCCGGGGGTGTTTCTACAGGCTGGCAGTTGATCTTGCGGAGTAAAAATATTTACGGACCTTACGAAAGAAAAGTAGCCATGGATCAGGGTAAATCGACCGTTAATGGTCCGCACCAGGGTGCATGGGTAAATACACAAAGCGGTGAAGATTGGTTTTTACACTTTCAGGATAAGGATGCCTATGGCCGTGTGGTGCACTTACAGCCCATGAAATGGATTAATAACTGGCCGGTAATTGGTGTGGATAAAGGTGGTGATGGTATTGGCGAGCCGGTTTCAGTTTATAAAAAACCGAATGTGGGTAAAGTATATCCGATCGAAAATCCGGCTGAAAGTGATGAATTTGGAACAGTTGATTTAGGCTTACAATGGCAGTGGCAGGCAAACCCGCAACCCACCTGGTGGTTTACCGATGCCGGCAAAGGAGTTTTAAAATTATATACATCTAAAATACCTGATGAGGCTAAAAATCTTTGGGATGTACCCAATTTATTGATGCAGAAGTTTCCTGCCGATGAGTTTAGGGTAACCACGAAACTTAATTTTAAGCCCAACCCTAAGCTGGAAAATGAAAGCACCGGCCTGGTAATTATGGGGAGAAGTTATGCCCAGATTAGCGTTAAGCGTAAAAAGGATGGCTTGTACCTGATGTATGGTGTTTGCCCGAGTGCAGATAAAGGCAAGCCCGAAAATGAAAAGGAAATTGCCAAACTCAATCCGACAACTGTCGGATCAGCATCAGTGCAGTTAAGGGTACAGGTTGTTAACGGAGCCAAATGCCGGTTTAGCTACAGCGAAGATGGCATTAGCTTTCATCCAATTGGCGACGAGTTTCAGGCTACAGCCGGGCAATGGATTGGGGCAAAATTAGGCTTGTTTGCTGTACGCGATACACAGACAAACGATTCGGGAATCGCCGAATACGATTGGTTTAGGGTGGAGCCAATTAAATAA